The Anaeromyxobacter sp. Fw109-5 genomic interval TCGCGAGGGTTCTGGGGCGAGATCGAAACGCGTGGCGAGCGAGGGCGTCATGCGGATGCGGGACAGAGATCTCGCAGGCCGGGTCCTGACCGCGCCCTCTAGGCGATCGCAGCCCCCACGACATCCGGCTCCGCGCACAGCTCGTCGAGGAGGCCCTTGAAGCGAGCCGTGGCGACGCGGCGCGTGTAATGCGTCTCGAGCGCCGCGCGGGCCCGCGCGCCCGACGCCGCCCGCGCGCCCGACGCCGCCCGCGCGTCGGGCGCGTCCGCCAGCTCGCGGACCGCGCCGGCGAGCCCGTCGGCATCCCCGTTCCGCAGGACGCGTCCGCAATCGTGCCGGACGATGGTCCGGGCGACCTCGCTTCGCTCCGGCCCGACGAACAGCGCCGGCCGCCCCACGGCCATGACCCCGTAAAGCTTCGAGGGTTCGATGAGCCCCTCGATCTCGGGTGAGAGGCCGATGAGGTGGATATCGCCCGCGGACAGCGACTCCGACAGGCGCTCGCGAGGCTGATACGGCGCGAGCCGCACGTTGGGCAGCTCCCGCGCGGCGGCCTCGACCTCCGCTTTCTTCGCGCCGTCGCCGATGAAGACGAAGGCCACGTCGGCTCGGTCCCGCAGCAGGCGCGCCGCGTCCAGCAGCGTCCCGATGTCGTGCGCCCGGCCCATGTTGCCGGAGTACATCACGACCGTCCGCGCCCCCCTCGCCAGCTCCTCCCGAAGTCCGTTGTTCGCGTGCTCCACCGGACGGACGGCTTCACCGTCGGCCCAGTTCGGGATCACGGTGACGCGCTCCGGGTCGGCGCCAGCGGCGACGCAGCGCTCGCCCATGACCTCGCCCAGCGCCACCACGCGGTCCGACCGCCGCATGACCGCGCGGGAGGTCGCGGCCATCATGCGGGTCATCGGCGAGCGCGGCCCGAGCGCACCGAACGCGACGGCCACCTCCGGATATAGGTCCTGGACCCAGTAGAGGAGCCGGCTCCGCTTCGGCCCCTTGAGCGCCGCGGCGGCCGCTGCGATGAGCGGCGGGGTGGTCATCGCGATGACGACGTCGTGCCGCGGCAGCCGCGCCAGCGCCGCGCCCGCCGTGGCGTAGAAGCTCGCGTAGTCGATGCCCCGGTGCAGCAGCGTGCGCTTCCCGAGCGAGGTCGCGGAGGCGCGGACGATCTGGACGCCGCGGTGCTCGTCGCGAGCCGAGAGCTGCTGGCCGCCGAGGTAGCTCCCGCGGCCTGCGAGCGCGGTGACCTCGATGCCGGAGGAGACCAGGTCCTCGGCGAGGTCGGTGGCGATCTGCGAGGTGGCGGAGTGGTCTGGGTGGAAAAACTGGTTGAGGAGCAGCACGCGCACCGGCGCAACTATCCACAAACGTCGGACACCCGCAACCCGCGGGCAGGTGGTCTTGAGCGGACCGACCGCGGGCCGATATGCTGCGCGCCCTCACCAGCGGTCCGAGGCCCGATGCCTTCCCAGATCACGACAGCCACGCCGCTCGACACGG includes:
- a CDS encoding glycosyltransferase family 4 protein produces the protein MRVLLLNQFFHPDHSATSQIATDLAEDLVSSGIEVTALAGRGSYLGGQQLSARDEHRGVQIVRASATSLGKRTLLHRGIDYASFYATAGAALARLPRHDVVIAMTTPPLIAAAAAALKGPKRSRLLYWVQDLYPEVAVAFGALGPRSPMTRMMAATSRAVMRRSDRVVALGEVMGERCVAAGADPERVTVIPNWADGEAVRPVEHANNGLREELARGARTVVMYSGNMGRAHDIGTLLDAARLLRDRADVAFVFIGDGAKKAEVEAAARELPNVRLAPYQPRERLSESLSAGDIHLIGLSPEIEGLIEPSKLYGVMAVGRPALFVGPERSEVARTIVRHDCGRVLRNGDADGLAGAVRELADAPDARAASGARAASGARARAALETHYTRRVATARFKGLLDELCAEPDVVGAAIA